The following DNA comes from Musa acuminata AAA Group cultivar baxijiao chromosome BXJ1-4, Cavendish_Baxijiao_AAA, whole genome shotgun sequence.
CAGACTCGTAGCTTTGTATAGGCCGATGTTTTTTATCATTTTCCAATGATACTGGGTAATCCAGGTGGTAAACTACCTGCCCACCCAGTATAACAGCACCATACCAGTCTGATATGAAGTCAACATCAGTATCATACCAAAATTTTAAACCTTGACCAGGTCAATTAAAATGAGGAAGACAACCGATCTTACTGAGCTATGCCTCTCACTCTCAtgtttatcttttatcattcttCCTTTATTTTTCTTCTCCTGAATATTTAACATTTAAATAGTATTTGTTAACAAGTTTTACATGAGGACTCAAGCGAACATCACAACATTATAAGTACGTGAAGACCAGGCATCACAAGATAATATATAGTTCATACAAATTGTGAACATGAAGAAATGTGAACACGTTCCAGACTGCATATTCTGAGATATAGTATAGAATATCAGATAATCCAGTCTATTAAGCAATAAAGGTCAGCTCTGTTGAAACTATCAAACAACCATCTGTAATTGGATTTAATAGGTGTCTACACAACacattaaggcaataatatgccatAGAAAGTCTAAGATCACTGTGCATCTATTTATAAGAAATCGTTGGTTAGATCGGTATTCTATGACTGTTAAGACCTAATATCATGTGAAGTTCAGGTATCATTACATGAATACCACTTTGATGCTGCAACAGGAAGAAACCCCTGCACTCTTTATGCTCTCAGAAGGAAAATTGCAATTGTTCCATAGACTTTTCTGGAAAACATGTGATTTTCTTGATGAATTTCGTAAACAAGAGAGTCGAGAACTGCTTTGGATGGGGGACAAAATTGTCAATCTCAAGAGATCACTCACAATGTGACTAACCAAAACTATTTGACTGTCTAAATTAACTGTTTGCTAAGCAAAAAGTTAAATTACATACAAAGATAATAATCTGATACATCAAGCAAAACTACATTCTATGTCACCATCATATTGTGTTATTACCTGAAGTGATGAACAAGTTGATAGTTCATTTGGCAGCTCTTCAATCGAGTTCTTGGAAAGATCAACTCTTACCACATCTTCCGTCTCCCATACTGTAGGTGGTACAGTGGTCAATCCTAGACCACTCAAATTTAATTCCTGATCAAGTAGCACATTAATAAAAGAGTAGGATGTGCCACAAGTAACATATTGTTATCTTTCTAAAAGAGAGACTGACGTCTGTTTAACTTGAGGAAGAAGCAACAGGAAAGTTGAAAACAAACATTGTTGTCTATGACTGAGTGTATAAGTGACACCAACCATACTAATACTCAAGGTTCTACATTTCAGGTATCGAACCCATGACGATCCATGGCTGGACCAGTATGGGTCTGCTGTGTCAGCATACAGACACATGGTATGTCAGTATACAGCATGTATTGCAGTACCAAGAAGGGGGAAGgcaaggaaggaggagaagaagaggaggagacgaGGCAAAGAAGAGCAGGACGAGGAGGCAGACAGGAAGAAAAGgtggggagaagaggaagaggaggagaattaCTAGGTATGGTGATCCAAATTGGTAGAATAGAGATTTGATTCCTTGAGCTTAATAGATGTTACATGCTATAGCACCGAAGGCATCTTGATCTTAGTTCTGGTAACAATAAGAAATTTTAGTTTCACTCAAGTCTAGGAGCAAATTAATCAACTAAGAAAGCAATTACAACAGATATGCAAGCTCTACCTTTGAAGACAAAGACAATCGAGTTGCTCTGGCAATTTGATCATCCTTCATAGTTTTAGTCCCGGACCCAGATTCTACACAACAACCATACACAGAACCATAatggcaaagaaaagaaaaataaaaaaagacttaTAATCAGCACTTTAAACATTACATGTACTACAAAAGAATATGCAAAAGGTTACAATCGTGAAGAAATTGAACTCAGAGACATTCAAGACGATGAAGCACTAGCATAGTAAAAGTCATCAACTTTGCATGAGAAACTGGCATTACCTTCATCAGCAGAAAGCCGACTCCGAAGATACTTTAGCAAAATTGGTGTGGGTCCAGACACTAATGAGCTAGCAGAAGATATAttcagaataaaacatattgtcaTATTAAATAAAAAGTAATGTGATAAACAACAAAAGCCAAACAGTTGACACCTTCGAAGAGTTCTTATGGGATTCCCAGCCAGCAATAGCTTTCTTAGAGAAGTCATTGTACCTAAACATAAATTAGAAATTTAAGTCAATCTCACTTCAATAAAACAATAAAAACCATGAATattaaagagagaaagaagagggaagggggggggggggtgtggggtgGGTGGGGGGTTTGTGCGGCGATGGGGGAGAGAGAGGGGGAGGATGAGAAAAATTGTAGCCGGCCAAGTTGGTGATGAAACACAACAGAATCATGAAAGCTCATCCACTAATTCATCATGAAGTAGTAGAGATAGTACACCTAGAGAAAAAGTTTGATTACATATAAAAGTTTGGATCATAACCATAATCATTATTCCATCAACAAAGAATGTGTCTATGGTAGtatattgcaagctagcaaaagtgAAGAAATTGCTAATTATTATCATATCATTGTTAGAAGGTACAATACTGCATCTCTAATAGCTAAACATGTGTACAGAGGTACTTCCTCTCCACAAAATGAGAAAGTGCTCAACTTCACTAAAACATGGAGAAGAATGGAAAGATAAAGGCAGAAGAAAAGGACTAGAGGAGGAAAAAAGACAAAGAAAAGGGATGGACTAGTCCTGAGAGAGAAGGGAGAGACGGTAGGACAGTGGAAAAGAGAAGGATGAAGATGGAACATGCAACTCTGTAATATTTTGTAATTATGAAAACGAGGCATTTTCATCATTAAAGTTTTGATGGTTTGTCAAAGGGAATATTTACTAGAAAACTCCCTTTAAGAACTGATGTTAACCATAAGGGAAAATTAATTATGTCTGAAACTAAAGGATGTCAAAAGTGATTATTGACAAACGAGGGTGTCAATTATAGTATTTCCAAAACACAGGGTGTGAAATGAAAATTTCACCAAATATAAGAAACAAACTTGGTGCTACTTGCACCATCAGAATAACACTTTCATGATCTCTCACTATGCTTATATATGCTGGGCTAATCATCTATCGCAACTAGAACGTATTTGCAGACTTCACACAGctattattctttatttaagaCAGAATCGTGTAACTAAAGCAGTTTATGCTTGGAATAGCAAGTTTAAGGCAAACAGCTTACTAAAGCAAAAGAGCCAAACACCAATAACAACTGAAATATGTTAACCATACCAATCTCAGCTGGCAAGCCGGACAATGAGTTATTGGATAGATCTAGGACAGAGAGTCGCAAATTGCAGGCTTCCACAGGATACTCCTTCAGCTAAAATGAGTGAAATCAAATACATCAATGACACGatgaatattattattagtataatgTCTATGGTATTTACTATATCAATTGGAAATGGGCATGTCTACCAAAAGGAAAAGCAAAACGTAGCTTTTATAGCTTGCCCAAGAAATTTCCTTTAACCTAAATAAAATGTCATTGATATGTAGGTATTGCATGTGATAAACTGTTCAATTCGGAAGGTATAAGGCCAGGATAATGCCTGGCAGGGTACATGCCGACATAGTGCAAAGCTGATACAAAACTCATCCCAATCTACACATACTAACCTAGCTTTATTGACAAGAAGGCATGCCACAAAAGTAAGTCTTGGTATAGTTTGATAGTTAGCAGGCATATTTTTGTGTGCAATAGGACTAACCACTTTATAGAATTAAGAAAAGGACAAAATAGAACAGCGACTAGGGTGACACCAACAGTATAAACACAGAGTCATCATCAATAtgtataaagaaaaaaattaaaattgcaaTTTTAGAATGTACTTTCTACTCTTGTAGCCTTACCATCAGTTAATTAATTCCTTACAATTTTAGAAAATTAAATACACAGTCTATGATAATGCAGAAGGATGAACAAAAGAAACagaatttgtattatttgattaACAAACAAGCTTCAGAAAAAACATATCAAACAACAAAAGAGGTTTTAAACTAGGGCTTTCTAATCTTTTTCTCCCTCTTCAGCTGtctgaatttaaaaaataaaggaGCAACAAAAGGAGGATTCATCCCATGGTTCAGCACTCAATTTTTATAGCTTGGTCCAGATCGGTTGAGTAATATATCTAGCCAGTGCGGTGTAAAACCTCTTTAATTATGCTACATAGTAGATTTTCCGAAGTAAACTCTGTTTTGTGTCTCATTTTCAGCTAAAACttgccaaaatttaaattcttagaTCAAATAATTAGTATTTCATGCAGCTCATAACATGAAAAAGAGAAGTATACAGATAGGCGAAAGAAGTTAAGCTAATGATGAACTTCTCCAAGAATTCTTCTAAAAGTATACCTTGGAAGATAGGGAATACATACACCTTCCAATGTGCAGTTGAGGATTGGTTTGGAAAACTTAGATCCATGCTGATCACTTAGTTAAGATAAGATGGTTTGACATCTTCTCATTTTTAGTAAAAAGACCTTCACTTTACTGCTTATATACACCAAAAAAAGAGAACTGGCATAAACCAATGTTAGCTTGGAGTTTTGCTTATTGCAAACATCTGCATTGCCAAGGACCACGTGTTTAACCAATCATCAACTATTGAACAGAAATCTCAACTATGCAGCATAGTGACAATGAAGGCCTAGATTGGGTAGTGCTGAATCTAGTAATTTATGTTCTTCCCTAGCTATCTCAATATTTTTCAGCTCTGTTTCAAATTTTCTGCAATGACATCCTGCATAACCCTTTGGACTTTGAGCTTCCATTTTATTTCCTTTAGTTCATTTAGTTTCCTTAACAAATCTAAATTTGCCAAAACCTATAGCTTAGGTTCTTAATCACATCCAAATCCTGATTCTTTAGGGTGTTGTCTCTAACAAGAACTCGAAATCAAGGTGGAGAAGAAACCTCCCAGAACTATCAACAGAAAACTATGTTCCAAAAAAGACTAACACTAATTGcaatagaaatagaaaaataaattggTTCTGCAAACTATAAGTTATTTTGTTTACCTGGTTCGAATGAAGATCTAAAGTCCCTAAACGAGAAAGTGCACCGATCTCTGCTGGCAAAGATGATAGTAAATTGGTTCTGCAATTTAAGGAAATAAACAAGCATGAAACAATAAGGACTAAAGAATAGACTTTTTTAAGGAAGATGTTATGAGTACATAATGAATTTGCAAACTGGACCCACCCCATATAAAACTCAGCAAGCGAAGAGCAACCCATGATAGAAGATGGAATTGATGATATTTCTAGAGATAAAAACATATACAAAAGAGGGCATCAGAAAGCTGCAACAGAAAGTACATAAATGCCCTGACTAAACTTATATATAGCTATCAAGAGACTGGATGATGTCACTCACTATTTTGATGAAAGTCCAGTCGGATCAGTTTTACAAGTAGAACTATGCTCTCTGGAATGCTGGTGAGAAAATTTCTTGCTGTAGGAAGACCAAAAGAAGAAACTTAGCACACTAAAGGAAATATTCAAGCAGGATCCAGAAAATTGGATGGAAACAAGAAAAGTTCAACATAAAACATAATAGCTGATTAAATGCTACATACCAGCATTGATTTCTGTCAGCAGAGTCCATGACATCAGCATCTTCTCAGTGAAAGATGTAAGCTTGTTTCCCTGAGATAATATGAGAACTAACAGATTTTGACTGCTATCTGAATGTGGATGAAAGCTACTCACTAAAAGCTTGAAGAACTGCAACAATTTTACCTCAACATCCAGTTTAATCAACTTGGAACAGTTGGCAAGTTCATCTGGCAATTTCGTCAAGCAGTTATTTGATGCCTAAAGATCATGTGAAAGAACGCAAGATGTGGAAACGAGATAAAAATCGCCATATAAATATCTAGTTAGAATATAGATAATGAATAAAATAGTTCAAAACTATACTTTGTTTTGTAAAGTTGCTACTGTCCCCTCTTCATCTACATCCAAGACAAGGAATGAAAGAGAAAAGAAGCATGTAATATGCCCAATACTGGAATACCTTAAGTTCTGACAAATCTAAGCACCTTCCAAGACTGAAGGGGAGTTCTTTAAGTTGGTTACTTGAACAGTCTAGCCTGCAGGGATGGAACATATGTGAATTCCACTATGCTGAGATTGTCTCATTTTATATCTCAAAATAACGTGACCATTGCTGGCCCTATATTTGAGAGTTAATATCATCCTAAAGGGTTTAACTTATTCATAGACTGTCATTGACTTAAGCTGGATAATTGTAGTGTGATGTTAAGAATGACCCTGGGATACTCGGCCAAAATGAAAATTTCGAAGATAGACCAatttatcataacacatgcaCTCTATCTCAACAAGAGTCCAATTCACCAAGAAGAACAATGCATCTGTTAAAACTGAAGTAATAGTTGATATCTATACATATAATACATTCGGAAGATCAGTTCTCAACTTGATTA
Coding sequences within:
- the LOC135642117 gene encoding plant intracellular Ras-group-related LRR protein 6-like isoform X2, which codes for MERVIKAARSSGSLNLSNRSLKEVPEEIYRNLDSHGEDDKWWEAVELQKLILAHNNLEVLNEDLKTLNMLTVLNVSHNKLSSLPIAIGELPLLKALDVSFNLITSIPEEIGSVTSLVKLDCSSNQLKELPFSLGRCLDLSELKASNNCLTKLPDELANCSKLIKLDVEGNKLTSFTEKMLMSWTLLTEINAARNFLTSIPESIVLLVKLIRLDFHQNKISSIPSSIMGCSSLAEFYMGTNLLSSLPAEIGALSRLGTLDLHSNQLKEYPVEACNLRLSVLDLSNNSLSGLPAEIGTMTSLRKLLLAGNPIRTLRSSLVSGPTPILLKYLRSRLSADEESGSGTKTMKDDQIARATRLSLSSKELNLSGLGLTTVPPTVWETEDVVRVDLSKNSIEELPNELSTCSSLQALTLSGNKIREWPGAVLSTLPNLSCLKLDNNPLVQITRNGLESLTNIKILDLSGNKSSLPESFSFSSLPQLEELYFRRMQLNEVPQGLLTLQRLQILDLSQNNLASMPKEIKGLTSLAELDLSDNNISILPPEMGLLEPSLQVLKLDGNPLRRMKGRAQTY